One Brassica napus cultivar Da-Ae chromosome A1, Da-Ae, whole genome shotgun sequence genomic region harbors:
- the LOC106369197 gene encoding uncharacterized protein LOC106369197 isoform X2 — protein sequence MACVQNTLYFVAAILLIHQNTVTSDFLSPLLSPMFDDICKEVQCGKGKCKASLNATFMHECECDNGWKQIDHNLKFLPCVTPNCTFDLTCGEAASPAQPKTPPKDTNASFFDICHWVDCGGGFCNKTNPFLYSCNCREGYNNLMNITTFPCFKQCALGMDCLNLGIPLSNASSSSPPALPDSSKNQATGLNIRGSSLWFITYLLCVSLAPWRLLCI from the exons ATGGCTTGTGTTCAGAACACACTCTACTTCGTTGCAGCTATACTTCTAATTCACCAGAATACGGTCACCTCCGATTTCCTCTCTCCTCTGCTCTCTCCTATGTTCG ATGATATATGCAAGGAAGTGCAATGTGGGAAAGGGAAATGCAAAGCATCTTTAAACGCAACTTTTATGCATGAATGTGAGTGTGATAATGGTTGGAAGCAGATTGATCATAACCTCAAGTTTCTCCCTTGCGTCACCCCCAACT gtACCTTTGATCTAACTTGCGGTGAAGCAGCTTCTCCAGCACAGCCCAAAACGCCTCCCAAGGACACCAATGCTTCATTTTTCGACA tttGTCACTGGGTGGATTGTGGAGGAGGGTTTTGCAACAAGACAAATCCGTTTTTATACAGCTGCAATTGCCGTGAAGGTTACAACAATCTTATGAACATCACCACATTTCCTTGCTTTAAGCAAT GTGCACTTGGAATGGACTGCTTGAATCTTGGGATCCCTTTGTCCAACGCATCATCGTCTTCTCCACCTGCTCTGCCTGATAGCAGCAAGAATCAAG CAACAGGATTGAATATAAGAGGATCATCGTTATGGTTTATAACATATTTGCTCTGTGTCTCCCTAGCACCATGGAGGTTGCTCTGTATTTGA
- the LOC106369197 gene encoding uncharacterized protein LOC106369197 isoform X1, producing the protein MACVQNTLYFVAAILLIHQNTVTSDFLSPLLSPMFDDICKEVQCGKGKCKASLNATFMHECECDNGWKQIDHNLKFLPCVTPNCTFDLTCGEAASPAQPKTPPKDTNASFFDSICHWVDCGGGFCNKTNPFLYSCNCREGYNNLMNITTFPCFKQCALGMDCLNLGIPLSNASSSSPPALPDSSKNQATGLNIRGSSLWFITYLLCVSLAPWRLLCI; encoded by the exons ATGGCTTGTGTTCAGAACACACTCTACTTCGTTGCAGCTATACTTCTAATTCACCAGAATACGGTCACCTCCGATTTCCTCTCTCCTCTGCTCTCTCCTATGTTCG ATGATATATGCAAGGAAGTGCAATGTGGGAAAGGGAAATGCAAAGCATCTTTAAACGCAACTTTTATGCATGAATGTGAGTGTGATAATGGTTGGAAGCAGATTGATCATAACCTCAAGTTTCTCCCTTGCGTCACCCCCAACT gtACCTTTGATCTAACTTGCGGTGAAGCAGCTTCTCCAGCACAGCCCAAAACGCCTCCCAAGGACACCAATGCTTCATTTTTCGACAGTA tttGTCACTGGGTGGATTGTGGAGGAGGGTTTTGCAACAAGACAAATCCGTTTTTATACAGCTGCAATTGCCGTGAAGGTTACAACAATCTTATGAACATCACCACATTTCCTTGCTTTAAGCAAT GTGCACTTGGAATGGACTGCTTGAATCTTGGGATCCCTTTGTCCAACGCATCATCGTCTTCTCCACCTGCTCTGCCTGATAGCAGCAAGAATCAAG CAACAGGATTGAATATAAGAGGATCATCGTTATGGTTTATAACATATTTGCTCTGTGTCTCCCTAGCACCATGGAGGTTGCTCTGTATTTGA
- the LOC106369194 gene encoding uncharacterized protein LOC106369194 isoform X1, whose protein sequence is MDQRRWNPGIRENLLKTVFDWMRYEGKSGICRRDWGGQSRSDRRGLVGESSRYGKRIGLSDFLKPKSFLIEGTISVIINTESFPIVSMVNSYQLRSRKVGFWKIRIFSFFLKSQLIGGSGEMKNDDGARKRLKISVPHFNNSDLIKGYSKTLIGRCMNPEEQNVKFLVVTLPKIWNLEDKVVGTDLGLGRFQFDFDAEEDIETVLKMQPFHFDYWMISLVRWQPRKTKNYPSEITFWIKVLGVPLEFWEAPTFQSIGDALGVTKDVDLDYGRVQVTVDGYKELIFETTVDFKGGEYYEEEEAPVTLRYEKLFGYCKTCFSLCHKMEKCLQTIQSTDKPKEIRDEDESHYDDKARSYKGVVINGNGGQQDRVREKREYQGKGKGKMFEEGEKKLG, encoded by the exons ATGGATCAGCGACGGTGGAATCCCGGAATCCGGGAAAATCTGCTCAAGACGGTATTCGATTGGATGAGGTATGAGGGGAAAAGTGGGATCTGTAGACGAGATTGGGGAGGACAATCTCGATCGGATCGGCGAGGGTTGGTGGGAGAATCATCACGATATGGAAAAAGGATCGGGCTCTCagattttttaaaaccaaaatcttTTCTTATCGAAGGTACGATCTCTGTAATCATCAATACAGAATCCTTTCCGATTGTCTCGATGGTGAATTCATATCAGCTACGATCGAGGAAAGTTGGATTTTGGAAAATAAggattttctcttttttcttgaAG AGTCAACTTATTGGAGGATCTGGTGAGATGAAAAACGATGATGGTGCTCGTAAGAGGCTGAAGATTTCGGTCCCTCACTTCAACAATTCAGATCTTATCAAGGGCTATTCCAAAACTTTAATTGGAAGATGCATGAATCCAGAGGAGCAGAACGTCAAGTTCTTGGTGGTGACGCTTCCTAAGATTTGGAACCTGGAAGACAAGGTGGTAGGCACGGACTTGGGGCTAGGGAGGTTCCAGTTCGACTTTGACGCAGAGGAAGATATCGAAACGGTGCTGAAGATGCAACCATTTCACTTTGACTACTGGATGATCTCGTTAGTACGGTGGCAACCAAGGAAGACAAAGAATTATCCGTCGGAAATCACCTTTTGGATTAAGGTTTTGGGAGTGCCATTGGAGTTTTGGGAAGCACCAACCTTCCAGAGCATTGGTGATGCGCTTGGTGTGACAAAAGATGTGGATCTGGACTATGGTAGAGTGCAAGTCACGGTTGATGGGTACAAGGAGTTAATATTCGAGACGACTGTGGATTTTAAGGGAGGCGAGtattatgaagaagaagaggctcCGGTAACATTGCGGTATGAAAAGCTGTTTGGTTACTGTAAAACTTGTTTCAGTCTTTGCCACAAGATGGAGAAGTGCCTGCAGACTATACAGAGCACGGATAAGCCGAAAGAGATAAGAGATGAAGACGAAAGCCATTACGATGATAAAGCTCGAAGCTACAAGGGGGTGGTTATCAACGGGAATGGAGGGCAACAAGATAGGGTAAGAGAGAAACGTGAGTaccaaggaaaaggaaaagggaAAATGTTTGAGgaaggagaaaaaaaattgggttAA
- the LOC106369194 gene encoding uncharacterized protein At4g02000-like isoform X2 codes for MKNDDGARKRLKISVPHFNNSDLIKGYSKTLIGRCMNPEEQNVKFLVVTLPKIWNLEDKVVGTDLGLGRFQFDFDAEEDIETVLKMQPFHFDYWMISLVRWQPRKTKNYPSEITFWIKVLGVPLEFWEAPTFQSIGDALGVTKDVDLDYGRVQVTVDGYKELIFETTVDFKGGEYYEEEEAPVTLRYEKLFGYCKTCFSLCHKMEKCLQTIQSTDKPKEIRDEDESHYDDKARSYKGVVINGNGGQQDRVREKREYQGKGKGKMFEEGEKKLG; via the coding sequence ATGAAAAACGATGATGGTGCTCGTAAGAGGCTGAAGATTTCGGTCCCTCACTTCAACAATTCAGATCTTATCAAGGGCTATTCCAAAACTTTAATTGGAAGATGCATGAATCCAGAGGAGCAGAACGTCAAGTTCTTGGTGGTGACGCTTCCTAAGATTTGGAACCTGGAAGACAAGGTGGTAGGCACGGACTTGGGGCTAGGGAGGTTCCAGTTCGACTTTGACGCAGAGGAAGATATCGAAACGGTGCTGAAGATGCAACCATTTCACTTTGACTACTGGATGATCTCGTTAGTACGGTGGCAACCAAGGAAGACAAAGAATTATCCGTCGGAAATCACCTTTTGGATTAAGGTTTTGGGAGTGCCATTGGAGTTTTGGGAAGCACCAACCTTCCAGAGCATTGGTGATGCGCTTGGTGTGACAAAAGATGTGGATCTGGACTATGGTAGAGTGCAAGTCACGGTTGATGGGTACAAGGAGTTAATATTCGAGACGACTGTGGATTTTAAGGGAGGCGAGtattatgaagaagaagaggctcCGGTAACATTGCGGTATGAAAAGCTGTTTGGTTACTGTAAAACTTGTTTCAGTCTTTGCCACAAGATGGAGAAGTGCCTGCAGACTATACAGAGCACGGATAAGCCGAAAGAGATAAGAGATGAAGACGAAAGCCATTACGATGATAAAGCTCGAAGCTACAAGGGGGTGGTTATCAACGGGAATGGAGGGCAACAAGATAGGGTAAGAGAGAAACGTGAGTaccaaggaaaaggaaaagggaAAATGTTTGAGgaaggagaaaaaaaattgggttAA